One genomic region from Candidatus Scalindua japonica encodes:
- the ruvC gene encoding crossover junction endodeoxyribonuclease RuvC: protein MRVLGIDPGTLVTGFGIVDDMRGKLTSVDYGTIEGRRKDTFPDRLKIMFDGLSKAIEDYKPEHIALESAFYGKSVKAAIKIGEARGVAILCAAAAGIPLFEYAPTEVKRAVVGTGNAQKVQVGKMVKLLLSLTELPARYDATDALAIAICHCHRMKLPI from the coding sequence ATGCGTGTATTAGGGATAGATCCGGGTACCTTGGTGACCGGTTTTGGGATTGTTGATGATATGAGAGGAAAGTTAACTTCGGTGGACTATGGTACTATTGAGGGAAGACGAAAGGACACTTTTCCAGACAGGCTTAAAATAATGTTCGATGGACTAAGTAAAGCCATTGAGGATTACAAACCGGAACATATTGCATTGGAGAGTGCGTTTTATGGAAAAAGTGTTAAAGCTGCTATTAAAATCGGTGAAGCCAGGGGTGTTGCAATTTTGTGCGCAGCAGCAGCGGGCATTCCTTTGTTTGAGTATGCTCCTACTGAGGTGAAGAGGGCGGTTGTTGGTACAGGTAATGCCCAGAAGGTGCAGGTAGGTAAAATGGTGAAACTCCTTTTGTCTTTAACCGAGTTGCCTGCCAGGTATGACGCGACGGATGCGCTGGCAATAGCCATATGCCATTGCCATAGAATGAAATTGCCGATTTAG